In one Gemmatimonas sp. genomic region, the following are encoded:
- the rpsL gene encoding 30S ribosomal protein S12, which translates to MPTINQLVRRARKDVVEKSKAPALKSNPFKRGVCTRVYTTTPKKPNSALRKVARVRLTNQLEVTAYIPGEGHNLQEHSIVLVRGGRVKDLPGVRYHIVRGTLDASGVNGRNQSRSKYGTKRPKKGAAAAAAAKGGKKK; encoded by the coding sequence ATGCCTACGATCAATCAGCTGGTCCGCCGCGCCCGTAAGGACGTGGTGGAGAAGTCCAAGGCGCCCGCGCTGAAGAGCAATCCGTTCAAGCGTGGCGTGTGCACGCGCGTCTACACCACGACGCCCAAGAAGCCCAACTCGGCGCTGCGCAAGGTTGCGCGTGTTCGTCTCACGAACCAGCTCGAGGTGACGGCCTACATCCCCGGCGAAGGACACAACCTGCAGGAGCACTCGATCGTGCTCGTGCGTGGTGGTCGTGTCAAGGACCTTCCCGGCGTGCGTTACCACATCGTTCGCGGCACGCTTGACGCATCGGGCGTCAACGGCCGTAATCAGAGCCGTTCGAAGTACGGCACCAAGCGCCCCAAGAAGGGCGCCGCGGCTGCTGCAGCCGCCAAGGGAGGTAAGAAGAAGTGA
- the rpsG gene encoding 30S ribosomal protein S7: MSRRKSAVKRTVLPDARYDSQTVSKFINNLMIQGKKSTAEGIFYGAMDIVEAKTSQPGVGVFKQALNNLKPVVEVKSRRVGGATYQVPVEVRQDRRSALAMRWLIGYSRDRNEKSMAEKLAAEVLAASRGEGNAIKKKEDTHRMAEANKAFAHYRW, from the coding sequence GTGAGCCGCCGCAAAAGCGCAGTAAAGCGCACCGTACTTCCTGACGCTCGCTACGACAGCCAGACCGTCTCGAAGTTCATCAATAACCTGATGATTCAGGGCAAGAAGTCCACCGCCGAAGGCATCTTCTACGGCGCGATGGACATCGTGGAAGCCAAGACCAGCCAGCCGGGTGTGGGCGTGTTCAAGCAGGCGTTGAACAACCTCAAGCCGGTGGTCGAAGTGAAGAGCCGTCGCGTCGGCGGTGCCACGTACCAGGTGCCGGTCGAGGTCCGTCAGGATCGTCGCTCCGCCCTCGCCATGCGCTGGCTCATCGGGTATTCGCGCGACCGCAACGAGAAGTCGATGGCCGAGAAGCTGGCTGCCGAAGTGCTCGCTGCAAGCCGTGGCGAAGGCAATGCGATCAAGAAGAAGGAAGACACGCATCGCATGGCTGAAGCCAACAAGGCGTTCGCGCACTATCGCTGGTAG